A stretch of DNA from Bacillota bacterium:
TTCCATTTATAAGCATGCAATATTTTACTGTTGACAAATCAGCTTTAAGCTTTTTTGTTTCCGACAGAAGAGACGTAAAACGGTCGGAGTTGGCATAGTTAGTCAAATATTCATAGAAGGCCAAAAGACCGCGCGATTTAAAATTTGCAAAGTTTAAATCATGTACTAAGCAACTAACAGCTTCGCAATAAATTTCTGCCGCCTCCAAAAACCATCCTTCTTTATGGTATTTGTAGTAAAGCTTATCCAATAAGGCAAGATATCGGCGCATTGTGCGCATCTTTAGCGCAAATGATCTTATGTTTTCTAATAGAGTTTCATTTTCAAGGTCCAGCATTATTTCTTGACGGTACTTGATTGCATCGATATCTTTCAAAGTAATGTAAAAAAAAGGTTTTAAATTATATTCCTGCCTACCAGCAGTGATTTCGTTTATGATTTGGTCAAGATTTAAATCAATAAAAAAGGTAGGTACCTCAACTGTTTCTTCTTTTATGCTGTCTTCAGTTCTTTTAAATAGTATGCTGTGAAAAGTCATTGAAAAAACACCTCCTGGCAATGATATAGACTCACAGCATCAACTCTACCGCTGCAAACGCCTGAGTGGTAAGAGTTATCAGCCCGTCCTTGACATTTGTTAGGGCAACTCATCCCCAAGCATCACACCAAGTAAACCATCGACACATAAAAAAGCTGACAACCCCTACGTTTTTCCGTAGAAGCCATCAGCTGTCATAAGCGGTTCGGATTTTTCCTAAGGGGAGCTTCATCCCTTTGATTTAGTATAACACTTTTTGGTGTAGTCTGCAAGAATATAAAATGTAAAATTATGAATATTCTGTGATAATGTCATGTTGAAATTATTCTGATATAATGTCACTTATGAAAAAGAAGATATTCAGCATGACTCAAAATGAAATGACAAATCTAAAATACAATTTATGTAATTTTATCATTTTTTGTTTTATCCTTTTGCACCTTCCATTTTAAATAAAACTGTTGTATCTATTGTTTACTAATATTTTGCTGTTCTTATGTTTGTTTGTAAATTCAGTACAATAAATTAAAATCTTTACATCAATTGGTTGACATCGTCAACCTTTTGATATAAAATATGGTTGTTGATATCAACTATATTTATAAAGGAAGAATCATAAGATGAATAAAAACATATCAAATGTTTACAATTTACTGCAAGAAATAGCCTGGGTTTTTGGTGACCACGGCTTTAACGGGGGGTGTTGTAAAGACCTTTCGCTAGTCGAATTCATGGCGCTAAAAAGAGTTTACGAAAATAAAGATTTTTCTATCAGAGAAGTAGGTACATCTTTAAATTTTACTAAAAGTGGAGCGACTAGAGTTATTGATCGCCTTGAAAGCAAGGGGTATGTAATACGGGAACATTCTCCTATTGATGGAAGGGTTTGCTGTGTTAGAGCTACCAATAAAGGAATTAACATACTAACAGAAGTTATTAAGGAAAATACAGAATATCTGGAAAAGGTATTTAAAAACATGAAACCTGAAATGATCTATAATATTGAAAATGTTTTAAAAATGCTTGTTGAATTATTACAAGAACAGAGTTCTAAATAATGTAAAATTTTGGAGCGCTTTAAGGAGATGATTTTCTTGAATTCAGTAATAACTACTCTTAAATACTTTTTCACAATAACTTTGGAACAGGCTTTGAGAAAGGCAGTGAGGTGTTAGGCATGACTATTTCTACTAAATGAATCTTCCATACTTAAAGGAAACCAGGTATTCATTACAGAGCCGGCATTGTTATCGATGGAAACAAATTCAGGAGCAAGACTTTCGGGTATTCAAATTAAGATTTGAGGATAGGAAGGTGATTTGGATGGCTACCATTGCACTTGGAACTCTTCCAACAGGTCCATTATATGTTGCGTTTCCTATGGTAGGCTCCCTGCTGAGAAAAGGTGCACGTATCAGCAACATGGTTATTTTTCTTGGCTCATGGGCAGCTCTGAAAATTCCACAGCTTATGGTGGAGATTTATTGAGCATAATCATCACCCTGTATGCTCTTTTAATTTTTAATATTATACAGAATGATTGTGCTTTAAGCACTCCTAAAAAAGATAGTTTGTTTATTTTTGCCAGCTAATATTTTCTTTTATTCCAATCTCATCCAAATTATATGGTGTCTCCTGGTAAACATAATAATTCAGCCAGTTGGAAAACAGAAGATTTGCATGCCCTCTCCATTTCACGATAGGAGGCATCTGAGGATTATCTCCAGGAAAATAGTCCTTTGGAAGGTGTATATCGAGTCCCTTTGCGACATCCCTCTCATATTCATATTTAAGTGTAAAGGGGTCATATTCCGAATGTCCTGTTACAAAGATCTGTCTACCATTTTTAGAAACCACAATATAAACACCGGCTTCTTCAGACTCGGCCAGAATCTCTAGTTCCCTCACTTTTACAATGTCCCCCTTCCTTACCTCCGTATGTCTTGAATGAGGAACATAAAAAATGTCGTCAAACCCCCTTAAAAGCTTTTCGTTGTGCTTACAAACCTTGTGAGGAAAAACGCCAAACATTTTTTGGGGCAGTGGATATTTTGGTATTCCATAGTGATGGTACAGGGCTGCCTGAGCTCCCCAACATATATGGAATGTAGAAAATACATGTGTAGTGCTCCAATCCATAATTTCTTTTAATTCATCCCAGTAATCCACTTCCTCAAATTCCAAGTGCTCTACAGGTGCTCCTGTTACAATCATCCCATCAAATTTATTCTTGCAAATCTCATCAAAGGTGTTATAGAACTTAATAAGGTGCTCCCTGGACGTATTTTTTGAAATATGAGTTTTGGGGTGGAGTAGTGTAATATCCACCTGCAGTGGCGAATTCCCAAGGAGACGCAATATTTGAGTTTCGGTTATTATTTTAGTTGGCATCAAATTTAATATGATTATATTCAAAGGTCTAATATCCTGGTGTAAAGCTCTATCTTCATACATTAAAAATATATTTTCATTACTTAATGTTTCAGCTGCAGGAAGATTGTTTGGTATTTTAATCGGCATATATTACACCCTTTCCCATACTATTTATTCTTTTACTTTATTCCGGTTTCTTTATTCTTTTGCATTGCTTGTTTTCTATACTCCTTGAAATAAATCCGTAGATAAATATCTCTCCCCCGTATCAGGCAAAATTACCACAATTGTTTTTCCCTTATTTTCATCCCTTTTAGCAATTTCAGTCGCTGCGAAAGCTGCAGCACCCGAAGATATTCCTACCAGCAAACCCTCAGTTTTTGCAAGTTCCCGGGAAGTACTAAAAGCATCCTCGTTTCGTACTTTAAATACTTCATCTATAATTTTTATATTTAAAACTTCAGGAATAAATCCGGCACCTATTCCCTGAATTTTATGAGGTCCCGGTTTCCCTCCCGAAAGTACCGGTGAATCAAAAGGTTCTACCGCTATAACCTTAATATCGGGATTCCGCTGTTTCAAAATTTCGCCTGTACCTGTCAGCGTGCCTCCTGTTCCCACTCCTGAAATAAAAATGTCAATCTGCCCGTCGGTATCCCTCCATATTTCCTCTGCTGTTGTTCTTCTGTGTATTTCAGGGTTGGCAGGATTTCTGAATTGCTGCGGCATAAATGAACCTGGTATGCTTGTTGCCAGTTCTTCAGCTTTCCTTATTGCTCCTTTCATTCCTTCAGCCCCTGGAGTAAGGACCAACTCTGCGCCGAGGGCTTTTAAAAGGCTTCTGCGCTCTGTACTCATGGTATCGGGCATTGTAAGAATCAGTCGGTATCCTTTGGATGCTGCAACTAAAGCTAGGGCAATACCGGTATTCCCGCTTGTAGGCTCAATAATTGTCGAGTTTTTATCTATTAAACCTTTACTTTCCGCATCTTCAATCATTGCAATCCCAATCCTGTCTTTTACACTTCCACCAGGGTTAAAATACTCTAATTTTGCAATTAATCGTGCATTCAAATTATTCACACTGCTATAGTTCGCCAATTCTAATAGCGGAGTGTTACCTATAAGATCAGTCAACTTCTTTGCAATTTTCGCCATATTATCATCCTCCCACCAAATATCCTAATCAAATTCAAATATAATATATATACCCATCCATAATATCCTTTTCATATGCTTCATATGCATCAATCAAATCTTTTAAAGTAATACTGTCAATAACCTCGTTAACCCCATCTTTTATCTTCATCCAAATATACTTTGTTATACAACTCTCAGATCTTTTACATTTGTTTTTCCCTTTATTCTGACCTATACACTTAACAGGTGCAAGATCGCCTTC
This window harbors:
- a CDS encoding MarR family transcriptional regulator encodes the protein MNKNISNVYNLLQEIAWVFGDHGFNGGCCKDLSLVEFMALKRVYENKDFSIREVGTSLNFTKSGATRVIDRLESKGYVIREHSPIDGRVCCVRATNKGINILTEVIKENTEYLEKVFKNMKPEMIYNIENVLKMLVELLQEQSSK
- the cysK gene encoding cysteine synthase A, which translates into the protein MAKIAKKLTDLIGNTPLLELANYSSVNNLNARLIAKLEYFNPGGSVKDRIGIAMIEDAESKGLIDKNSTIIEPTSGNTGIALALVAASKGYRLILTMPDTMSTERRSLLKALGAELVLTPGAEGMKGAIRKAEELATSIPGSFMPQQFRNPANPEIHRRTTAEEIWRDTDGQIDIFISGVGTGGTLTGTGEILKQRNPDIKVIAVEPFDSPVLSGGKPGPHKIQGIGAGFIPEVLNIKIIDEVFKVRNEDAFSTSRELAKTEGLLVGISSGAAAFAATEIAKRDENKGKTIVVILPDTGERYLSTDLFQGV
- the metA gene encoding homoserine O-succinyltransferase, which codes for MPIKIPNNLPAAETLSNENIFLMYEDRALHQDIRPLNIIILNLMPTKIITETQILRLLGNSPLQVDITLLHPKTHISKNTSREHLIKFYNTFDEICKNKFDGMIVTGAPVEHLEFEEVDYWDELKEIMDWSTTHVFSTFHICWGAQAALYHHYGIPKYPLPQKMFGVFPHKVCKHNEKLLRGFDDIFYVPHSRHTEVRKGDIVKVRELEILAESEEAGVYIVVSKNGRQIFVTGHSEYDPFTLKYEYERDVAKGLDIHLPKDYFPGDNPQMPPIVKWRGHANLLFSNWLNYYVYQETPYNLDEIGIKENISWQK
- a CDS encoding DNA mismatch repair protein MutS — its product is MTFHSILFKRTEDSIKEETVEVPTFFIDLNLDQIINEITAGRQEYNLKPFFYITLKDIDAIKYRQEIMLDLENETLLENIRSFALKMRTMRRYLALLDKLYYKYHKEGWFLEAAEIYCEAVSCLVHDLNFANFKSRGLLAFYEYLTNYANSDRFTSLLSETKKLKADLSTVKYCMLING